A DNA window from Armatimonadota bacterium contains the following coding sequences:
- the rplR gene encoding 50S ribosomal protein L18 yields the protein MLRRTDRNLLRKRRHLRVRQRVSGTVTRPRLVVFRSLGHIYAQVVDDGQGHTLAAASTLDPELREQVKGKRKVEASRVVGELIARRARERGITRVVFDRAGYAYHGRVKALAEGARAGGLEF from the coding sequence ATGCTGAGGCGAACGGACCGCAACCTCTTGCGGAAGCGGCGGCACCTGCGGGTCCGCCAGCGGGTGAGCGGGACGGTGACGCGACCCCGTCTGGTGGTCTTCCGCAGCCTGGGGCACATCTACGCACAGGTCGTCGACGACGGACAGGGTCACACCCTGGCCGCGGCCTCGACGCTCGACCCGGAGCTGCGCGAGCAGGTAAAAGGGAAGCGGAAAGTGGAGGCCAGCCGAGTGGTCGGCGAGCTGATTGCCCGGAGGGCGCGGGAACGAGGCATCACCCGGGTCGTCTTCGACCGCGCCGGGTATGCCTACCACGGGCGGGTCAAAGCCCTGGCCGAGGGGGCGCGCGCCGGCGGGCTGGAGTTCTGA
- the rplF gene encoding 50S ribosomal protein L6 has protein sequence MSRVGRAPIPIPPGVEVRVEGSHVSVQGPRGTLERTFHPDVRVELRDGNLMVTRASDQRQHRALHGLTRALLANMVRGVTEGYRLELEIQGVGYRASKQGETLVLTVGYAHPVEVVPPPGITFEVPAPTRIVVSGIDRELVGQVAARVRAVRPPDPYKGKGIRYLGERVRLKPGKAGRTAAGGKV, from the coding sequence GTGTCGCGGGTAGGACGGGCACCCATCCCCATTCCTCCAGGGGTGGAGGTGCGCGTGGAGGGGTCGCATGTCTCGGTGCAGGGCCCCCGGGGCACCCTGGAGCGGACCTTCCACCCGGATGTGCGCGTGGAGCTGCGGGACGGCAACCTGATGGTGACGCGGGCCTCGGACCAACGGCAGCATCGCGCCCTGCACGGGCTCACCCGCGCCCTGCTGGCCAACATGGTGCGCGGCGTGACCGAGGGCTATCGCCTGGAGCTGGAGATCCAGGGCGTCGGCTACCGCGCCAGCAAGCAGGGGGAGACCCTGGTGCTCACCGTGGGATACGCGCACCCCGTGGAGGTGGTGCCTCCTCCCGGGATCACCTTCGAGGTCCCGGCCCCCACCCGGATCGTGGTCAGCGGCATCGATCGGGAGCTCGTGGGCCAGGTGGCGGCCCGCGTGCGCGCCGTCCGTCCCCCCGACCCCTACAAGGGCAAGGGCATCCGCTACCTGGGAGAGCGGGTCCGGCTCAAGCCAGGGAAGGCGGGGCGCACCGCTGCTGGCGGCAAGGTGTAG
- the rpsH gene encoding 30S ribosomal protein S8 encodes MGGVVTDTIADMLTRIRNASAARHETVDVPASRLKWEIARILKEEGFIADVQRIHRGPQGILRITLRYGPRREPVLTGIRRVSRPGLRVYSRRTEIPRVRGGLGVAILSTSRGLMTDRQARRQGVGGEVVAYVW; translated from the coding sequence ATGGGTGGTGTGGTCACCGATACCATTGCAGACATGCTGACGCGCATTCGCAACGCCAGCGCTGCGCGGCACGAGACCGTGGACGTCCCGGCCAGCCGGCTGAAGTGGGAGATAGCGCGGATCCTCAAGGAGGAGGGATTCATCGCCGATGTGCAGCGCATCCACCGCGGCCCACAGGGCATCCTGCGCATTACCCTGCGCTACGGCCCGCGGCGGGAACCGGTGCTCACCGGCATCCGCCGGGTGAGCCGTCCCGGGTTGCGTGTGTACTCTCGCCGCACGGAGATCCCCCGGGTACGTGGCGGCCTGGGCGTGGCCATTCTCTCCACCTCCCGCGGGCTTATGACCGACCGGCAGGCGCGGCGGCAGGGGGTGGGAGGGGAGGTGGTGGCCTATGTCTGGTAG
- a CDS encoding type Z 30S ribosomal protein S14 encodes MAKKALLEKWQRTPKFKVRAYSRCLRCGRPRAVFRRFGLCRICLRQLAHRGEIPGVVKASW; translated from the coding sequence ATGGCGAAGAAGGCCTTGCTGGAGAAGTGGCAGCGCACTCCGAAGTTCAAAGTGCGCGCTTACTCGCGCTGTCTGCGCTGCGGCCGGCCGCGGGCCGTCTTCCGCAGGTTCGGCCTGTGCCGCATCTGCCTGCGGCAGCTGGCCCACCGGGGGGAGATTCCCGGCGTGGTCAAGGCCAGCTGGTGA
- the rplE gene encoding 50S ribosomal protein L5, with protein MAARLKERYRQEVVPRLRARFAYRNVMQVPRVEKVVVNMRVGEATADPRQIDKAVEELALITGQRPLVTRAKKSIANFKLRAGVAIGAKVTLRGERMYEFLDKLFNVALPRIKDFKGISERAFDGRGNLNIGVKEQLIFPEIDYDRVDKIRGMDITVVTTARTDEEARELLRLLGLPLREGASVG; from the coding sequence GTGGCTGCGCGATTGAAGGAACGCTACCGGCAGGAGGTGGTTCCCCGGCTGCGGGCCCGCTTCGCCTACCGGAACGTGATGCAGGTGCCGCGGGTGGAGAAGGTGGTGGTGAACATGCGGGTGGGTGAGGCCACCGCCGACCCGCGGCAGATCGACAAGGCGGTGGAGGAGCTGGCCCTGATCACCGGGCAGCGGCCGTTGGTGACCCGGGCCAAGAAGTCCATCGCCAACTTCAAGTTGCGGGCCGGGGTGGCCATCGGCGCCAAGGTAACGCTGCGCGGGGAGCGGATGTACGAATTCCTGGACAAGCTGTTCAATGTAGCCCTGCCGCGGATCAAGGACTTCAAGGGCATCTCGGAGCGGGCCTTCGACGGCCGGGGCAACCTGAACATCGGGGTGAAGGAGCAACTCATCTTTCCCGAGATCGACTACGACCGGGTGGACAAGATTCGCGGTATGGACATCACCGTGGTGACCACCGCCCGCACGGACGAGGAGGCGCGGGAGCTGCTGCGCCTGCTGGGGCTGCCGCTGCGGGAGGGGGCGTCGGTCGGCTGA
- the rplX gene encoding 50S ribosomal protein L24, producing MAVAWRQRVHVRKGDTVEVIAGRNRGKRGRVLKVFPKDGRIIVEGVNVVKRHAKPTPKLPQGGIVEKEARIPASRVMLVCPKCGEAVRYGHDYLPDGGKVRVCRRCGEQIG from the coding sequence ATGGCGGTGGCCTGGCGACAGCGGGTGCATGTGCGCAAGGGCGACACCGTGGAGGTGATCGCCGGGAGGAACCGGGGGAAGCGCGGGAGGGTGCTCAAAGTCTTCCCCAAGGACGGCCGGATTATCGTGGAGGGCGTGAACGTGGTGAAGCGGCACGCCAAGCCCACGCCCAAGCTGCCGCAGGGCGGCATCGTGGAGAAAGAGGCCAGGATCCCGGCGAGCCGGGTGATGCTGGTCTGCCCCAAGTGCGGCGAGGCGGTCCGCTACGGGCACGACTACCTGCCCGACGGCGGCAAAGTGCGCGTCTGCCGCCGCTGCGGCGAGCAGATCGGCTGA
- the rplN gene encoding 50S ribosomal protein L14, with translation MIQQQSRLKVADNTGAREILVIRVLGGGQRRYATVGDIVVGSVKQAIPNSPVRKGEIVKAVVVRTRKEVRRPDGSYIRFDDNAAVLLTPDGQNPRGTRIFGPVARELRERQFMKIISLAPEVL, from the coding sequence ATGATCCAGCAGCAGAGCCGCCTGAAGGTGGCTGACAACACGGGGGCCCGAGAGATTCTGGTGATCCGCGTCCTGGGCGGCGGACAGCGGCGCTACGCCACCGTGGGAGACATCGTGGTGGGCAGCGTGAAGCAGGCCATCCCCAACAGCCCCGTGCGCAAAGGGGAGATCGTGAAGGCGGTGGTGGTACGCACGCGCAAGGAGGTACGCCGGCCGGACGGGTCCTACATCCGCTTCGACGACAACGCCGCCGTCCTGCTCACCCCTGATGGCCAGAACCCGCGGGGGACGCGCATCTTCGGCCCGGTAGCCCGTGAGCTGCGGGAGCGCCAGTTCATGAAGATAATCTCCCTGGCCCCGGAGGTGCTGTAG
- the rpsQ gene encoding 30S ribosomal protein S17 has protein sequence MRGERGKRKERVGVVISDRMAKTRVVRVESLRRHPLYKKAVRQVKTLKAHDAENASRVGDVVLLAETRPLSKEKRWRIVRILEHRTLPAAVPTGEAEA, from the coding sequence GTGAGGGGAGAGCGAGGCAAGCGAAAGGAACGGGTGGGTGTGGTGATCAGCGACCGGATGGCAAAGACGCGGGTGGTGCGTGTGGAGTCGCTGCGCCGCCACCCGCTGTACAAGAAGGCCGTGCGCCAGGTGAAGACGCTGAAGGCGCACGACGCGGAGAACGCCAGCCGGGTGGGGGACGTGGTGCTCCTGGCGGAGACCCGGCCGCTCTCCAAGGAGAAGCGCTGGCGCATCGTGCGTATCCTGGAGCACCGCACCCTGCCGGCGGCCGTCCCGACCGGGGAGGCGGAGGCATGA
- the rpmC gene encoding 50S ribosomal protein L29: MRAAAYREMTPEELRKKLDDALRELFSLRVKVSQQRNTGRIRELRRDVARLKTVLRAKGMRA, translated from the coding sequence ATGCGGGCTGCAGCATACCGCGAGATGACGCCGGAGGAGCTGCGCAAGAAGCTGGACGACGCCCTGCGCGAGCTCTTCAGCCTCCGGGTCAAGGTCAGCCAGCAGCGCAACACCGGGCGGATCCGGGAGCTGCGCCGGGACGTGGCCCGGTTGAAGACCGTGCTGCGGGCGAAGGGGATGCGGGCGTGA
- the rplP gene encoding 50S ribosomal protein L16 codes for MLAPKRTKFRKAHRGTRRGKALAGSSVAFGQFGLQALEPAWITSQQLEAARVAITRFLKRGGKVWIRVFPDKPVTKKPAETRMGSGKGNPEGWVAVVRPGRILFELAGVDEEVAREAMRLAGHKLPIKTKVVTRPEVAA; via the coding sequence ATGCTGGCGCCTAAGCGCACCAAGTTTCGTAAGGCCCACCGGGGCACGAGGCGGGGGAAGGCCTTGGCCGGCTCCAGCGTCGCCTTCGGCCAGTTCGGGCTGCAGGCCCTTGAGCCGGCCTGGATCACCAGCCAGCAGCTGGAGGCGGCGCGGGTGGCCATCACCCGGTTTCTCAAGCGGGGGGGAAAGGTGTGGATCCGGGTCTTCCCGGACAAGCCGGTTACCAAGAAGCCGGCGGAAACCCGGATGGGCAGCGGCAAGGGCAACCCCGAGGGATGGGTGGCGGTGGTGCGGCCAGGACGGATCCTCTTTGAGCTGGCCGGAGTGGACGAAGAGGTGGCGCGGGAGGCCATGCGCCTGGCCGGGCACAAGCTGCCCATCAAGACCAAGGTGGTGACGCGGCCGGAGGTGGCGGCCTGA
- the rpsC gene encoding 30S ribosomal protein S3 → MGQKVHPVGLRVGIIRDWESRWYARQMAPLIQEDQRIRAYIKRSLFRAGISRIEIERAANRVRVTIHAARPGIIIGRGGTGIDALKKELEAMTGKQLQLNVQEIRRPELEAQLVAENVAQQLERRVAYRRAMKQAVQRSLRAGAKGIRIAASGRLAGAEIARYEWYREGRVPLHTLRADIDFGVAEALTTYGRIGVKVWIYRGDILPEPKRTELEHRRPPRLQPAEPPAAEAGETVVIPSRTPAVAVRRRDEDAGA, encoded by the coding sequence GTGGGTCAGAAGGTGCATCCGGTGGGACTGCGCGTGGGAATCATCCGCGATTGGGAGTCGCGCTGGTACGCCCGGCAGATGGCACCGCTGATCCAGGAAGATCAGCGCATCCGCGCGTACATCAAGCGATCGCTCTTCCGGGCAGGGATCTCCCGCATTGAGATCGAGCGCGCGGCCAATCGCGTGCGCGTGACCATCCACGCCGCCCGTCCCGGCATCATCATCGGCCGGGGCGGAACCGGCATTGACGCCTTGAAGAAGGAACTGGAGGCCATGACCGGCAAGCAGCTCCAGCTCAACGTGCAGGAGATCCGCCGCCCGGAGCTGGAGGCGCAGCTGGTGGCGGAGAACGTGGCGCAGCAGCTGGAGCGCCGCGTCGCCTACCGCCGGGCGATGAAGCAGGCGGTCCAGCGTAGCCTGCGCGCCGGGGCCAAGGGCATTCGTATCGCCGCCAGCGGTCGCCTGGCCGGCGCCGAGATCGCTCGCTACGAGTGGTACCGCGAGGGCCGGGTGCCCCTGCACACGCTGCGCGCAGACATCGACTTCGGCGTGGCCGAGGCGCTGACCACCTACGGCCGCATCGGGGTCAAGGTCTGGATCTACCGGGGAGACATCCTCCCCGAGCCCAAGCGGACGGAGCTGGAGCACCGCCGGCCTCCGCGTCTGCAGCCTGCGGAGCCGCCTGCGGCAGAGGCGGGGGAGACGGTGGTCATCCCCTCGCGCACCCCGGCGGTAGCGGTCAGGCGGAGGGACGAGGATGCTGGCGCCTAA
- the rplV gene encoding 50S ribosomal protein L22 translates to MEVKAVARYVRISPLKVRRVAEQIRGRPVDEAQALLRFMPHRAARVLEKVLKSAVANAQNNLDLARNDLIVTRAYVDAGPSMRRLAPRARGRVDVVTRRSSHVTVVVGEKS, encoded by the coding sequence ATGGAAGTCAAGGCGGTGGCCCGATACGTCCGCATCTCTCCACTGAAGGTGCGGCGAGTGGCGGAGCAGATTCGCGGCCGGCCGGTGGACGAGGCGCAGGCGCTGCTGCGCTTCATGCCGCACCGGGCGGCGCGGGTGCTGGAGAAGGTGCTCAAGTCCGCGGTGGCCAACGCACAGAACAACCTGGACCTGGCACGGAACGACCTGATCGTCACCCGGGCCTATGTGGACGCCGGCCCCTCCATGCGCCGTCTGGCGCCGCGGGCGCGGGGCCGCGTGGACGTGGTGACGCGGCGGAGCAGCCACGTCACAGTGGTGGTGGGGGAGAAGTCGTAG
- the rpsS gene encoding 30S ribosomal protein S19 — protein MGRSRKKGPFVDAHLLEKVRELNRSRERRVIRTWSRRSTILPEFVGHTIAVHDGRKHVPIYITEQMVGHKLGEFAPTRTFRGHGAHTERTTALK, from the coding sequence ATGGGACGGTCGAGGAAGAAGGGGCCCTTCGTGGACGCACACCTGCTGGAGAAGGTGCGGGAGCTCAACCGGTCGCGGGAGCGGAGGGTGATCCGGACCTGGTCGCGGCGCTCCACCATCCTTCCGGAGTTCGTGGGGCACACCATCGCCGTCCACGACGGCCGCAAGCACGTGCCCATCTACATCACCGAGCAGATGGTGGGGCACAAGCTGGGGGAGTTTGCCCCCACCCGTACCTTCCGCGGCCACGGCGCGCACACAGAGCGCACCACGGCGTTGAAGTAG